The sequence below is a genomic window from Mesorhizobium shangrilense.
ACATGCTCGTAGCCGGCGCCGTTCAGCGCGATCAGGAAGCCGACGAAAAACAGCATGAGCGGAATGTTGGCGATCGCGGTGAGGCGTTGGCGCCAGAAATGCTGTGTACCCTCGCGGGCGGAGCCGAGACCACGGACCTTCCCCAGCGGCGTGCGCATATCGGTGTTCTTGCCGCTCATGATCAGGCTCCCCGCGCCATGTAGCCGACGATCCAGATCAGCAGCGTCAGCAGGATCGAGCCGGCGAGCGTCGCCCAGGCGATCTTGGAGGCCGTGTGCTTTTCAAGCCCGGCGCCCGTGTCCCAGATCAGGTGGCGGACACCGCCCAGCATGTGCTGCATCAGCGCCCATGTATAGCCGAACAGCACCAGCTGCCCCAGCCAGGAACCGAATGCCCAGTTGACGAGATCGAAGGTCGATTTGGAACCCGCCGCCGCTATCAGCCAGATAGCGACCAGCAGCGTTCCGAAATAGAGCGCACCGCCCGTGATGCGATGGATGATCGACATCGTCATGGTGATCGGCGGCCGGTACACGGTCAGATGCGGCGACAGCGGCCGTTCACGTCTGGCAAATTCGCGGGTGGCTGGTGATTTGCTCATGGCTCCCCCAGTTCGGCGTCTCCTGCCTCAGGTGGAAATGCGGCATGACCGCTTCCGGACGCGACTTCGGACAGCCGGTTTCTAATGCTCTTTTTGCACCGCGTCAAAGCCGGAAAACCGTTTCGAAAACGTAATTTAGTCTGAATAAATGGCTGATTTCGCTTCAATCGATTAGGCCAACGTTCCATGCCGGCTCGATATCGCTGCAGTGCGGTATATTCGCATGGTCCAACAGCCCGGATGTATTGAGATAAAGGTCAGGCGCGCCGTTTGCGGGCCGGCATCACTTGAATCTCGAACCATACCGATCAGCGGGTGCAGGTCAGCGGCGTCTTGCCGCCCTTCATCACCAGCGCCTCGCGGCCGTCGATCACGATCGCGTCATGGGCCTGGCCATAGCGGCTGCTCTGATTGGCCGGCGAGGCCGGCAGGTCCTCGCTAGCGCCATTGGGCTCCACGACATGCACCGACGTGCCGAGATTCTCGATGGTCATCATGCCGCCATCGGCGCATTTGTAGGTCGCGGTGCGCGGCTGTGGCGCGGATACGTCGGTGGTGGTGGCGGTCGGAGCAACCGAGACAGCCTGGGCGACCTTGTTGCCCGCCTTTGGTGCATTGGTCTCCGGCACGCAGGCCACGGCAATCAACGCCGGCAACAGGACGAGCGTCACCCGAAATGACCGGCGCAACGCCATATGCTGTCCTCCCATGCATCAGACTAGCCGCGATGCTCTCACAAGATCAAGTTCCCCGGCATCACGTCGCGACCGCTGACAATGCCCAGCGCGATGGTGCGGGCAAGCATGGCCGAATGATGGCCAGTGACGTTCCCCGCCGACAGAAATTAACCATGTTTGAAAGGACATGGCGCGGAAACGGGCGCGCCCTCTTAACAAAGGTTAATAAAAGGTTAATTTCTGATTCGAACTCGCTCCGGGCCATGATTGCGCGAAACCGCATTTCCGCGATCAGGGCCAAACAGGAAGTTGGAGGACACAATGCGTTCGACATCGACCCGCCACCGCCTTTGCACGCTCATCATATCAGCCTTGGCCATCAGCTTTGCGGCACCCGCCATTGCGGGCGCCCGTCACCAGGACCGCGTCTACGCTGATTCGTTTGGCAATCTCGTCATCGACAGCGCCGCCGGCTACAAGCGCATCATCGTTGGCGAAGGCAAGCTCGCCAAGGAACTCTCGGCCTACACCAGCGCCGGCCAGCCCAAGGTGCTCTACGAAAACGAATCGGACGACGCCGTCAGCCACGAAGATTGCTACCGGCCGCCGGTTTTCGTGAAAGGCCGCTCCTATATGTACGGTCTGTCCGACGGCGAAATGCCTGACCTCAGCCCCTGCCGCTGAGCCTACCCGGCGTTCGCGGCCATTGCCGCTCGCCCGGCTGTCACGCCCGACGAGATCCGCACGCAATCGCGCCCGGCATTCTTCGCCTGGTACAGGGCCGCGTCGGCCCGCCGCATCAGGTCGGCAAACCCCTCGCCCGCATGAAGTTCGGCAACGCCGAAGCTCGCCGAGCAGCGATGCTCCGGCGGCAGCCCGTCAACGGGCAGCGCACCGAAAGCGCTGCGCGTGCCTTCGGCGAAGAGCCGGGCGGCGGCAAGGTTTGTTCCTGGCAGGATGATGGCGAATTCCTCGCCACCGATCCGGCCGGCAACATGGTGGTCGGCGGCGGCATCGCGCAGGAAACCGGCGAAAGCCTCGATGACCCGGTCGCCGGAGGCATGACCGAAACTGTCATTGATGCTCTTGAAATGATCGAGATCGGCGATCACCAGGGCGACCGGAACACCCTGGCGCGTGGCGCCGCGTAGCGCCAGTTCCGCATGGCGCTCGAAGCCACCACGATTGAGCAGCCGCGAGAGAGTGTCCGTCTCCGACTTCGACATCACCTCGGCCAGCAGGTCGCGAACCAGGATGACAAGGATCAGCAGCGCGATCGCCAGGCCGAACATGGTGCCGAGCGACTGCGACACCAGCGCATAGCTGCTCTGCAGATAGACCTGCGGATTGGCGCCCCAGCCGCCCAGCGCATGCGCGATGAACGGCTTGCTCAGGAACTGCAGCGCGCTGGCTGCCAGGACGGCCATCAGCATATGGTCGAGGCGGTCGCGTCTTTGCCTGGATGACCAGACGATGCCAAGGCCGACAAACTGCATGACGGCGTAGGGGAATTGGTAGGCCATCATGCGGATGAATGACTGGCGCGGCAGATCCTGCACGAAATACACGGCGACAGTCGCCGCAAACAGGAAGAAGAGCATCTGCGACCAAGGCGGCGAAACGCCGTATTTAAGGGCGAGCCCGCCATTGAAGGCGATGGTGGCGCCGAGGAAGGCAGCGAAAGCGGCAACCACCACCGGCCGCGCATTGTCGAAGGACGGAATGCTGAATTCGATGGCGAAGTAGGCCATGCCCAGCACATAGCCGAAAGCCAGCCAGCGCGCCGAGACACGGTCCACGTCATGAACGGCGATCGTCATGAAGGCCGCGGCCAGCAGGCCGGCGACGACAAGGTTGATCGCGAGGATGTAATCTGCACTGCCCATGTGGCTTCGGACTCCGTCCGGCACCAAATCACCGACGGGCGAAAAAGACGTTAACGCGGCACCGAATTCCCGGGTCAGCTGGCCTTGTGCCACTCCGTGACGAAGGCCGTTTCCGGCCGCTCGTAGGACAGCCGAACGCTGTCACGGCCGTTCCTCTTGGCTTTGTAGAGGGCTTCGTCGGCGCGGCGCATCAACGGCTCCAGCCCTTCCTCGCCGGTGCGGGCCGCCACGCCGAAACTCGCCGTCACCTTGGTGCCCGGAGGCAGTCCGTCCACGCCTCCCGCCGAATACAGGACGCGGATGGCTTCGGCGAACAGCTGCGCCGCCGCAAGGTCGGTCAACGGCAGCAGCACCGCGAACTCCTCTCCGCCGACGCGGCCGGCAACCCCTCGGGCACCGGCGGCCGAGCGAAGCTTGGCGGCAAAGTCGGCGATCACCCGATCACCCGCCGCGTGTCCATACACATCGTTCAGCAACTTGAAATGATCGAGGTCGGCCAGCACCAGTGCCACCGGGAATTTGGCCGCGGCGCAGCGTTGCAAAAGGAGAGCCGCGCGTTCCTCGAAGCCGCGACGGTTCAGAAGACCTGACAGCGGATCCGTATAGGTTTCGGTCTTCAGCGCCTTCATGACATCGAGCGCGGCGGCGGTGAACAGGCAGAGCGCGATGAGCAGTGACAGCAGCGCGTGCGACAGCAGTGCCGTCGTCCAGTAGGACGAGGCATAGAACCCGTCGTAGCTGGTGAAGGGGCCGTGCATGGCCACGATGACGATGGTTCGCACGAAGAAGTTGAACGCCGACGTCAGCGACAGCACGAACAGGATCATTTCCGTCGGGCCATTGTTTCGAACCGGGCGCAATTCGGCGGCGACAAGCAGCGCCAGGCCGCCAAAGGCAAAATTCATCGCATAGATACGCCATGTCAGATCGGGGTGAACGAACATGAACCAGCTGAACGCGGCCAGACCGCCGACCATCAGCGTGCCGATTGCCGCAAAGGGCACCTTGCGGCCGTAGCGGGCGACGATCGCGCCGGCGAGGCAGCCGCCGGCGAAGGTAAAGCACAGGTTGGAGACCAGCTTGGTGAGCGCCATGCCGAAAGGCAGCGTGAAATACTGGAACAGGAAGCCGCCGGCCGACACGGAATAGCTTGCGCCCAGCACTGCCAGGTAGGGTCTATGGCGCTGATAGGACCAAAGCACGAGGAAGGCAGCGCCGAGCGCGAGCGCGATCGTCGGGTTGAGCAGCGCTATGAACAGTCCGACGTCCAAAAGACCCTACTTCCCCTCGCTCCCGTGAGGGAAGACCATAGGGCGCAAGCCCAAACAAGCCGTTAAGCGCAACCGGAAAGACACCGCGGATGCGGCCAAACCCCGGCCGTTTCCAAGGATTGCGGTGTTCACGATCGCGTGCGATCAGCGCAAGGTTCCCGCGTGA
It includes:
- a CDS encoding GGDEF domain-containing protein codes for the protein MGSADYILAINLVVAGLLAAAFMTIAVHDVDRVSARWLAFGYVLGMAYFAIEFSIPSFDNARPVVVAAFAAFLGATIAFNGGLALKYGVSPPWSQMLFFLFAATVAVYFVQDLPRQSFIRMMAYQFPYAVMQFVGLGIVWSSRQRRDRLDHMLMAVLAASALQFLSKPFIAHALGGWGANPQVYLQSSYALVSQSLGTMFGLAIALLILVILVRDLLAEVMSKSETDTLSRLLNRGGFERHAELALRGATRQGVPVALVIADLDHFKSINDSFGHASGDRVIEAFAGFLRDAAADHHVAGRIGGEEFAIILPGTNLAAARLFAEGTRSAFGALPVDGLPPEHRCSASFGVAELHAGEGFADLMRRADAALYQAKNAGRDCVRISSGVTAGRAAMAANAG
- the sdhC gene encoding succinate dehydrogenase, cytochrome b556 subunit — encoded protein: MSKSPATREFARRERPLSPHLTVYRPPITMTMSIIHRITGGALYFGTLLVAIWLIAAAGSKSTFDLVNWAFGSWLGQLVLFGYTWALMQHMLGGVRHLIWDTGAGLEKHTASKIAWATLAGSILLTLLIWIVGYMARGA
- a CDS encoding GGDEF domain-containing protein, whose translation is MDVGLFIALLNPTIALALGAAFLVLWSYQRHRPYLAVLGASYSVSAGGFLFQYFTLPFGMALTKLVSNLCFTFAGGCLAGAIVARYGRKVPFAAIGTLMVGGLAAFSWFMFVHPDLTWRIYAMNFAFGGLALLVAAELRPVRNNGPTEMILFVLSLTSAFNFFVRTIVIVAMHGPFTSYDGFYASSYWTTALLSHALLSLLIALCLFTAAALDVMKALKTETYTDPLSGLLNRRGFEERAALLLQRCAAAKFPVALVLADLDHFKLLNDVYGHAAGDRVIADFAAKLRSAAGARGVAGRVGGEEFAVLLPLTDLAAAQLFAEAIRVLYSAGGVDGLPPGTKVTASFGVAARTGEEGLEPLMRRADEALYKAKRNGRDSVRLSYERPETAFVTEWHKAS